CACAGTTCATGTCATCCTGCACAATAATGAAAAGTTCTGAGTTTCAAAAGCATAAGACCTACACCAAGGAGCATATCATTGGCACTAATAATAGCAACAAATAATATGCTTAATGATTAAATTTAGACACGGAAATAGTAAGAAAAGAATAGCCGTATATTCTCTTAAACTTGTAGTAATAGAACAACTGAGAATGAGTTCAAGGCCAATATACCTTCAACTCTGCAAAAGCAAGTTCTGGTTCTACCATCCAAAATTCTGCTAAATGTCTAGAAGTGTGAGAATTCTCTGCACGAAATGTTGGCCCAAAGGTGTATACACTACTTAGAGCACAAGCATATGACTCAACTTGAAGTTGGCCTGAAACCGTCAAGAACGCTTGACGAGCAAAGAAATCTTTGACATAGTCCACgtttccatcatccttcttaggAATACCGGGTTTAAGTTTGGATCTCTCCTCCAGCTTCGATAGAGTATCCTTTGATTTTTTAAGCTCATCCACAGCAGCGCCAATTTCCTTCTTACTTGCTTTGGCAGATTTCAATTGGGAAACAATTTCCCCTTTCTCCTTAACAACAACTCTAGCAGCTTCCACCTCGGCTTCTGTTGGAGGAGGATTATGTATTAGTTCCTTCTCCAGTCTATCGGCTTCACTGAGCAAAGTTGTTACTTGAAACATTTCACCAGCGCCCTCACAATCACTAGTCGTGATTATTGGTGTGTGCACATATAGAAACCCGTGCTTATTGAAAAAAGTGTGTGTGGCATAAGCAAGAGCATTTCTAATTCGAGCAACAGCAGATATCTGCAATTGTACACAACAATCCAATGCTGTCAACAAAGAATCTTGATCTAAGAACaggaaatataataaaatttgatcTCAGGgtaaacacacaacaaaacttCCCACTCTTGTCCATAATCACTTTCCATTCATTTGAACAAATCAAATAGAAAATTGGTACTCAATACTGATGCACATTAAACAGTAATGCATCAagcactattttttattttttctaatctaTGCCACTAGATGAACTCCAACTAATCTAAGATTGATCCAAGTCAAGTTGAAACCCTAATTTCCATAATGATCTATTACAATAaccaaaaacaaacaaaataaatacaaaaaactgAAACTTTAGGAAATTACCGTGTTGGTTCTAGAGCGAAGGTGAACGAAGTCCCTTAAGAATTCAAGTGTGAGCCTCATTTTCGGAAGAGGGTACTTGGCAGGGTCGACGGGTCCCACATGAACAACCTTCTCCGCCCTTAGCTCCACCTTCTGCTTCGCCCCTTCCGGCGGCAACTTAAGCTCGCCGTCAAGCACCACGCAGGTCCCCGTCGGTACCACCTGAGACAGCTCGCCGGCGACAAGCCCCGCCTCCACGATCACCTGCAGGTTCCCGGGGCATGATCCGTCGTTGAGCTCCAAGAAAGCGAATGCATCCTTGTCGGCTTTCCTACCCGTCTTTACCCACCCGCCCACGCGGGCCTTCTTGCCCGCTAGGCCCGACCCACCATCGGCCCGCGAGATTATGGAATTGATCGGAACCCTATCCGAGAACTCCGCTTTCGGAACGATCCCGTCGTCGTTTATGGTCGTCGCGGCCAATTGCTCCGCCGTAGCTTCCGCCATTGGcttcttcctttctctatttctctcttCTGATGAGAAAGTGAAAGTGTGAAACAACGAGACAACACAAATATCGGAAAAACCCTAGCCTTTTTTGTCAGAGAAAAACACTTTTTTGTCTGAATTTATATTTGGGCCTAATGGGCCTGACCCATGAATTTCGCGCCACGTGGAGGGGgtggaaaaaagaaagaaaaaagaaaaaaaagacaacAGGCAAGGTTCAAGGTTGCTTCTTTTCTCCTCTTTGAACCTCCAAACACCGAAACAACACGCTTGAAGGggattaaaactaaaactaccggtctttctttcctcttttgcgTTTCCTTTACCATACCCAGATCTCAAGTTCTGATCTCTTTGTTGACTTCTCTATCGATCTCACTCCAAAATCTGATTTTTCTAGAAGGGGTTGGTTCATATCACAGCCACTTTTTTCAGTTTTGTTTTGGGGttttattctttctttgtttgctATTGTAAATATTTCGCGATTGAAATTGTTtccttttttcactttttcaggAAGATCGGTTCTGCAACGAAGAAGGGTACTATTGTAAAGGAGTTTGAATCTACATCTATACATATTAATCTATTAAGGATCAACCATGTCTATGTTTGGGCGCATGTTTGGTAAACCTAAACAGGAAACCAATGCTTTAACCACTTTGGATAAGTTAAACGAGGTAattcactcatcattattcCTAT
The Arachis duranensis cultivar V14167 chromosome 5, aradu.V14167.gnm2.J7QH, whole genome shotgun sequence genome window above contains:
- the LOC107490154 gene encoding asparagine--tRNA ligase, cytoplasmic 1 gives rise to the protein MAEATAEQLAATTINDDGIVPKAEFSDRVPINSIISRADGGSGLAGKKARVGGWVKTGRKADKDAFAFLELNDGSCPGNLQVIVEAGLVAGELSQVVPTGTCVVLDGELKLPPEGAKQKVELRAEKVVHVGPVDPAKYPLPKMRLTLEFLRDFVHLRSRTNTISAVARIRNALAYATHTFFNKHGFLYVHTPIITTSDCEGAGEMFQVTTLLSEADRLEKELIHNPPPTEAEVEAARVVVKEKGEIVSQLKSAKASKKEIGAAVDELKKSKDTLSKLEERSKLKPGIPKKDDGNVDYVKDFFARQAFLTVSGQLQVESYACALSSVYTFGPTFRAENSHTSRHLAEFWMVEPELAFAELKDDMNCAEAYVKFLCQWLLDNCLEDMKFMADKFDKGCVDRLTMVASTPFVRVSYTEAVEILEEAVKNGKKFDNEVKWGIDLASEHERYLTEVKFQKPVIVYNYPKDIKAFYMRLNDDSKTVAAMDVLVPKVGELIGGSQREERYDVIVQRIKEMGLPLEPYEWYLDLRRYGTVKHSGFGLGFERMILFATGLENIRDVIPFPRYPGRADL